In Gigantopelta aegis isolate Gae_Host chromosome 14, Gae_host_genome, whole genome shotgun sequence, the following proteins share a genomic window:
- the LOC121389106 gene encoding cAMP and cAMP-inhibited cGMP 3',5'-cyclic phosphodiesterase 10A-like — MKNMLGVGHLDIYNLEPSSVKTYVQNHPKVLDEIILSLRTANDLRQLLQRKQSNILDATNREFSADRYSDLYSKYSFPSIRLQSETILKESKSENLSGILYNAAEIVASALQVDWFALYIPCHNNKDLFEYEFGGVTKFYGPIGKGMTVSAEAAFICETLLIENLPQDGRYPKGVGRPERDVRSVLAVPLVFPSGDLLGVIELCRGGFDESFGQRDQQICNSLLGWMVASLHESKINNVFVIQSKLNDFLMDTTKELFDDMISIDKLVENILQFSKDLVNADRCSMFLVNEEKKQLYADFFDEGLKRDGKHILSKKHQIRFRCDEGIAGHVYKTGEIVNITDAYRDPRFNPEIDKQTGYRTRNILCMPIVSKYRVVGVVQMINSLANDHFTHADEDAFKTYAVYCALALHYSTLYNQLQQSETQYKVAMDVLQYHIVAPEEEAKILKKDIPVESIPRLYFTYDFNPHLHEKQLPQLFIFMIHELFGKDIFDFNKLCRFIMTVRKNYRPLAYHNWVHGFNVAHGLYCMIKTNPEHFGTREAMALVIAGVCHDLDHRGYNNVFYEEFNLPLADLYGTSVMEHHHYKHAVTILQLEGHEIFSFLPSHEYKKMLLIIRDAIIATDLSVYFKIQKEVSALFDSDSFNLRNDHCKGLLRSLMMTAADLSVVTKPWDTQEAMVMRIYEEFYVQGDLEKECGLQPAEIMDRNNRDVTPKQQVGFIKFICQPLYTVLARILPGTKPLLQNTESNLCRWQKLDADRERDAKTKHIRSIYQKK, encoded by the coding sequence atgaaaaatatgttgggTGTGGGACACCTTGATATCTATAATTTGGAACCGTCGTCTGTGAAAACCTATGTTCAAAATCATCCCAAGGTACTAGATGAAATTATTCTCAGTCTTAGAACCGCGAACGATCTTCGTCAGCTTCTTCAACGAAAACAGTCAAACATATTGGATGCGACCAATCGTGAATTTTCGGCCGACAGATACAGCGATCTGTATTCCAAGTACAGCTTCCCATCAATCAGACTCCAGTCCGAGACGATATTAAAAGAAAGCAAAAGTGAAAACCTAAGCGGAATTCTTTATAATGCCGCAGAAATCGTAGCAAGTGCATTGCAAGTGGACTGGTTTGCCTTGTATATTCCGTGCCACAATAACAAAGACTTGTTTGAATACGAATTTGGGGGTGTTACTAAGTTCTATGGCCCCATTGGGAAGGGAATGACGGTGTCCGCCGAGGCCGCTTTCATCTGTGAGACGCTTCTTATTGAGAACCTACCTCAAGATGGCAGGTATCCGAAGGGCGTTGGACGTCCGGAGAGAGATGTACGCAGCGTTCTCGCAGTCCCACTAGTGTTTCCCTCCGGTGACTTGCTCGGTGTCATAGAACTGTGCAGGGGTGGATTTGACGAGTCGTTTGGTCAACGGGATCAGCAGATTTGTAACTCGCTGCTTGGTTGGATGGTTGCATCTCTACACGAATCGAAAATAAACAATGTCTTCGTTATTCAGTCTAAGCTCAACGATTTCCTCATGGACACCACAAAAGAACTGTTCGATGACATGATCAGCATTGACAAACTTGTCGAGAACATCTTACAGTTCAGTAAGGACCTGGTGAACGCCGATCGGTGTTCCATGTTCCTGGTGAATGAGGAGAAGAAACAGTTGTACGCGGACTTCTTCGACGAGGGTTTGAAGAGAGATGGAAAACACATCTTGTCCAAAAAACACCAAATTCGCTTTCGGTGCGACGAAGGCATCGCCGGCCACGTGTACAAAACTGGAGAAATCGTCAACATCACCGACGCGTACAGGGACCCTCGTTTTAACCCCGAGATCGACAAACAGACCGGCTATCGCACCAGGAATATCTTGTGCATGCCGATCGTCAGCAAATACCGCGTGGTCGGGGTGGTGCAGATGATCAACAGCTTGGCGAACGATCACTTCACGCACGCAGACGAAGATGCCTTCAAGACGTACGCAGTGTACTGTGCTCTGGCCCTGCATTATTCAACACTGTACAACCAGCTGCAGCAGTCGGAGACGCAGTACAAAGTAGCAATGGATGTCCTTCAGTACCACATCGTCGCGCCGGAAGAGGAAGCCAAGATTCTGAAAAAAGATATACCGGTTGAATCGATCCCAAGACTGTATTTTACGTACGATTTTAACCCACATTTACACGAAAAGCAGCTACCCCAGTTGTTCATATTCATGATACATGAACTGTTTGGAAAAGATATCtttgattttaataaattgtgCAGATttattatgacagtgagaaaaaATTACCGGCCGTTGGCGTACCATAACTGGGTGCACGGCTTCAACGTGGCGCACGGGCTGTACTGCATGATCAAGACAAATCCAGAGCATTTCGGAACTCGCGAGGCAATGGCTCTCGTCATCGCCGGCGTGTGCCACGACCTGGACCACCGCGGCTACAACAACGTCTTCTATGAAGAATTCAACCTGCCCCTGGCGGACCTGTACGGAACGTCTGTGATGGAGCACCACCACTACAAACACGCCGTCACCATTCTGCAGCTGGAGGGTCACGAGATCTTCTCATTTCTACCCTCGCACGAATACAAGAAGATGCTGCTCATCATCCGAGATGCCATCATCGCCACGGACCTTTCTGTTTACTTCAAAATTCAGAAAGAGGTGTCCGCACTGTTTGACTCGGACTCGTTTAACCTACGGAACGATCATTGCAAAGGACTACTTCGGTCCCTGATGATGACCGCGGCAGATCTGAGCGTGGTGACGAAGCCCTGGGACACGCAGGAAGCCATGGTGATGCGTATCTATGAGGAGTTTTACGTGCAAGGTGATCTGGAGAAGGAGTGCGGACTCCAACCCGCAGAGATAATGGACAGGAATAACAGGGATGTTACGCCTAAGCAGCAAGTTGGTTTTATTAAGTTCATCTGTCAGCCA